The Vibrio sp. NTOU-M3 genomic sequence TGGTTTTGTTGGTAATTTGCAGGGGTTTTATCCAACAGTTTGTTGAATTTTGTTGTACCAACAATACGCCCCGAAGCCTTATCCGTATAGACATACACAAGAATGTTCTGGCCCGCACTCAACCGACCACGTTGTTCACTAAAAGGCACTAATAGGTCTTTACCCTTAATTCCCCAATTCACGAACGCACCGGTACTATTAACCCCTTCAATTTTCATCAGCCCCCACTCCCCAACTTGGGCAATAGGTGTTTCAGTGGTTGCAACCAACTGATTGTCAGAGTCAAAATACAAGAAAGCATCAAGTGATTGGCCGACTTCGGTCCCTTCAGGCACAAATCGGTTTGGTAGCAGCGTCATCCCATAGTCGCCAGCTTCTAGAAACACGCCAAAATCAGCACGTTTCACAACTTCCAGATGATTTATCTGACCTACTTTAATCATTTCAATTTATCTCTTTTTTTGTCCGTAGCATTGCTACCAACAAGGTAATTCTCAAAA encodes the following:
- a CDS encoding S1 RNA-binding domain-containing protein, producing MIKVGQINHLEVVKRADFGVFLEAGDYGMTLLPNRFVPEGTEVGQSLDAFLYFDSDNQLVATTETPIAQVGEWGLMKIEGVNSTGAFVNWGIKGKDLLVPFSEQRGRLSAGQNILVYVYTDKASGRIVGTTKFNKLLDKTPANYQQNQQVDLLIAERSDLGYKAIINGQHWGVIFKSDVFGKLFIGKKVKGYIKQVREDGKIDLALQKVGVDKMDDLSSKIVELLEKKGGFLPLNDKSTPEAIFSAFRTSKGTFKKTIGGLYKQGKIIIEKDGIRLV